The Acidimicrobiales bacterium sequence TCGCTGGTGTCGTACTGCTCGCCTCCGTTCCGCGGTTCGGCGTCGGCCCGTTCGTCGGTCGGCTGTCGTTGCGGGCGCCGGGCCGGGTGGCACGGGTCTTCGGCACCCTCAGCCTGTGGCCGATGGTCGAAACGGAGGAGCTGGTGCGCGAGTCCTTCTATTCCGCCGCCGCGCCGGAGGAGACGGTGGCGGGCACGGCCGAGCGGCTCCAGAACGAATCGGTGCCGGCCACCCTCAGCATGACCTTCCGCTGGCCGCGGCCCGGCCGCGTGACATCGCCGGTGCTCGTCGTCTCGGGTGGGCTCGACACGATCTTCCCCCTGGCGGGTCAGCGCCGGCTCGCGGCCGCCTACGACGCCGAGCATCGCGTGATGGCCGGCTCGGGCCACAACGTGATGATGGACGTCGAGCGTGACGCCGCGGCGCAACACGTCCTGGACTGGATCGGCCGACTCGGAGGATGAACGTCGTTCGGGAGGCCCGCGCTACGTCGCGCCGCGGCTGACCCGGGGGGAGCTCCCTTTTTCATCGCCTGCGTTAGGGTGCGCGGGTGCGAGTTCGCCACGTCATTCCCACGGTCGGGCCGTCGGCTCCCGCCGATCTCGTGGCCGCTCAGGAGATGACCCTCCGCTCGGTCGAGCGGGCCGTGCGGTGTGCTGATCCGAGCCTCGATGTGGACGTGCGGGCCGTGCACTTCCCCGACGAACCCGTCGACGCGCCCTGGCTCACCGACATGCCCATCCTCGACCGTTCGATCCTCGACCTCGGCGAGTTCGTGCGTCCCCGCCGGCTGCCGCTGCTGCCCGATGTGCTGGCCGGATTCGGTGATCCCGACGACTACGACGTCGCCGTACTCACCAATGTCGACATCGCCGTGCAGCCGCTGTTCTACGACCTGGTCCAGAGCATCACCGGGGACGGCTACGACGCCTTCTCGATCACTCGCCGGACCGTGCAGCCGGCGTTCGGCGGCAGCTCACTCGCACGGTTGGCGGCGACCGAGGGCACCGTCCATCCCGGTCACGACTGTTTCGTGATGTCATCTGCGCTCGTGGCGCGGATGGATCCCGGCGATGCGGCACTCGGGGTGCGCTGGGTCGGGCGGACGCTGCTGTGGCAGCTCCAGTTGTGTGCGTCGCGGTATCGCACCTTCGGCGATCTCCACGCGACCTTCCACATCGGCGACGACCGGGTGTGGGTCGACCCGGACCTGGCCGACTACGACCGCTACAACATTGCGGTGGCGCGTCGGCTCGTGGAGCGGCTGCTCGAGGAGCACGGCCGTGCCCGGGTCTCGCGGTTGGTGAGCGTCGCGCCGTTCCTCGATGCGATCGACGACGGTGGCGAGGTCGTCACCCGGCCGGCACGAGAGACCACCTTCCCCGTCGGCGCCCGGCCGCCCGCCGGGGGAGCCCAGCGCCTCATCTTCTCCGCCAACGCCGGTCGGTCGGGGTCCGAGTATCTTGCGGAGCTGCTCGGCTCGTCGCCCACTGCGGACGGCGGCCACGAACGCGAACCGACGATGACGGGTCCCTGGTGGCGCCGAACCCTCTACGAGGACCCCCGCCTTTCCTACGCGGACCGGCGGGTGAAGACGGACATCATCCGGGGCGAGCTGGACACGATGCTGCCCGGCCGGGCCTACGTCGACACGTCGCACATGTTCGTGAAGACCTTCGCCGACGTGGTGTTCGACGACTTTCCCCACGACCTCATCTCGGTGGTCGTCCTCCGTCGTGATCCTCTGGAGGTCGCCCGGAGCTACTTCGAGCTCGACTTCTGCGGCATCCGTTCGCGGCCGTGGATCGACTGGTTCGGCGTGCCGACCGCGCCGTTCGCGGCGTTTCGCGCCGAACCCGAGGAGATCACCGACCAGTTCGATCTCATCTTCAGCGCCCTGGTGGACTTCGAGATGCGGACGGCCGCGTTGCGGGCGGTCACCCCGGCCGTGCGGTGGGTCGACGCGAAACTCGACGAGATCACGACGGTCGATGGTGCCGGCGAGCTCTTCGATGCCCTCGGCCTCCGTCCGCCCGCGGATCTGGAGGCGGCGGTGAGCCGGCGGGTCAACGTCCGGAGCCGGCGAAAATCGGAGCTCGAGCAGCCCGTCGACCTCGGCTATGTGAGCGACCGGGCGGAGGACTTCTTCAACCGGTTCGACCATCGCGAGGAGGTCCAGCTGTTCCGGCGGCTCCACTGGACGGCGGTGGCGGCGTGAAACCGATCTGGTTCGTGTATCACGTCCCCAAGACCGGGGGGCAGTCGATCCGCGACCACCTGGCGTCCGAGTTGACGCACGAGGTCGACTATCTGCACCTCGGCAAATGGGACCGCCCCGAGCCACTGACGATCGACGACCTCGCCGCGATGTCCGACGCGGAGCGGGCCGAGCTGCGAGCGATCAGCGGTCATCCCGTCGAGCGACCCATGGCGCAGTTCTTTCCCGGCCGGCCGTTGCGGGAGGTCGTGATCCTGCGCGAGCCCGCCGCCCGGCTGGTGTCGCTCTACAACTTCAACATGACCATGTGGGCGCAGCGGGGCAAGGCCGTGATCGGATTCGAGGAGTTTCTCGACACCCTCCCGCCGAACCAGATGACGGCGAAGCTCACGGGGTGTTTCGGGTTCGAGCGGCTCCGCTTCCGTCTCGACGATCTCCTCTACGAGCTCAGTCAGCTCTGGCTCGTCGGACGGACCGAGAACCTCGACGCGCTTCTGCCCCTGTTGTTCGCCGGGATGGAGGTCAGCACCGAGCTCGCCGGACGGTCGAACGTGACCGGTGTCCACATCGAGAAGCGGCTCGAACTCACCCCGGACCTGGCCGCCGATCTCCGAGCCCGCAACCCGACCGACGTGAAGCTCTACGCGGCCGTCGAGCGG is a genomic window containing:
- a CDS encoding alpha/beta hydrolase, with protein sequence MARPIVLVHGAWHGPWCWDAWAARFRAEGHDVVTVTLPAHDRPGDQRRLWHSMGSYVRAVGEAVDAAGPDAILLGHSMGGLISQRVAETRRLAGVVLLASVPRFGVGPFVGRLSLRAPGRVARVFGTLSLWPMVETEELVRESFYSAAAPEETVAGTAERLQNESVPATLSMTFRWPRPGRVTSPVLVVSGGLDTIFPLAGQRRLAAAYDAEHRVMAGSGHNVMMDVERDAAAQHVLDWIGRLGG